In Leptospira kanakyensis, a genomic segment contains:
- a CDS encoding LA_3334 family protein codes for MKIIYLFLFFLFLCSSFALQAAKIQFFNGDVFFAELVSEDERFLIVKFKSRNFKIPKKEIEFSDIANNSASDTSYTLSVFSLRDGSKIKGALAEEKKTEFVFKTEIGFLVVLKSEILPPYPTKVTSPEMDSKYLLYEKDENRTLFGGSLFLLPTYQPLAYQHPYLIGGSIFTEPAYLKLNHNWQGGVRIENYQSKGKLSILSGSVYILNNGKLFNWDILSYYTSFGLGISQVSYTSKDNQSYSGQNTIISFDFGWQKTIFLDSFLRIGIKNTCFLEPTQVYCGSGLEMQTGVFF; via the coding sequence ATGAAAATAATTTATCTATTTCTATTCTTTCTTTTCCTTTGTTCAAGTTTTGCTCTCCAAGCAGCAAAAATTCAGTTTTTTAATGGTGATGTTTTTTTTGCAGAATTAGTTTCTGAAGACGAACGTTTTCTTATTGTGAAATTTAAAAGTAGAAACTTTAAAATTCCTAAAAAAGAAATTGAGTTTTCTGATATTGCAAACAATTCAGCAAGTGATACTTCATATACTTTGTCAGTGTTTAGCCTTAGAGATGGAAGTAAGATCAAAGGAGCACTTGCTGAAGAGAAAAAAACAGAATTTGTTTTTAAAACAGAGATAGGATTTTTAGTAGTACTAAAATCTGAAATTTTGCCACCATATCCGACGAAAGTCACTAGCCCAGAAATGGATTCAAAATATTTACTCTACGAAAAAGATGAAAATCGAACTTTATTTGGAGGATCATTATTTCTTCTTCCGACATATCAACCTCTTGCTTATCAACATCCATATTTAATTGGTGGATCTATATTTACTGAACCTGCTTATCTAAAATTAAATCATAATTGGCAAGGAGGAGTTCGTATAGAAAATTATCAGTCAAAAGGAAAACTTTCAATATTATCAGGAAGTGTATATATTCTAAATAATGGAAAGTTATTCAATTGGGATATTTTAAGTTATTATACTTCGTTTGGGTTGGGTATTTCCCAAGTTTCTTACACATCTAAGGATAATCAATCTTACTCAGGTCAAAATACTATTATTAGTTTTGATTTTGGATGGCAAAAGACAATATTTCTAGATTCATTTTTACGCATTGGAATTAAAAACACCTGCTTTTTAGAACCTACTCAAGTCTACTGTGGTTCTGGTCTAGAAATGCAAACTGGAGTTTTCTTTTGA